One Capsicum annuum cultivar UCD-10X-F1 chromosome 2, UCD10Xv1.1, whole genome shotgun sequence genomic window carries:
- the LOC107859954 gene encoding cytochrome P450 90B1: MSDLEFFLFLVPPILAVLIILNLFKRKHKFPNLPPGDMGWPFLGETIGYLRPYSATTIGDFMQDHISRYGKIYKSNLFGEPTIVSADAGLNRYILQNEGKLFECNYPRSIGGILGKWSMLVQVGQMHRDMRMISLNFLSHARLRNQLLSEVEKHTLLVLASWKRDSVVSAQDEAKKFTFNFMAEHIMSLQPGNPETEQLKKEYITFMKGVVSAPLNFPGTAYRRALQSRSTILGFIERKMEERLKETKGNENDLLGWVLKNSNLSKEQILDLLLSLLFAGHETSSVAIALSIYFLESCPDAVQQLTAEHLEISRAKKLSGETELNWDDYKKMEFTQCVINETLRLGNVVRFLHRKAVKDVRYKGYDIPCGWKVLPVISAVHLDPSLFDRPHNFDPWRWQNKQGSPSASGKGGSTGMSSTGKSSNNFMPFGGGPRLCAGSELAKLEMAIFIHHLVLNFHWKLAAPDQAFAYPYVDFPNALPIAIQHISSSIKPPPH; this comes from the exons ATGTCTGACTTggagttttttctttttcttgttcccCCAATCTTGGCAGTACTTATTATTCTTAATCTAttcaaaagaaaacataaatttccaaatcttccaCCAGGGGACATGGGTTGGCCTTTTCTTGGTGAAACTATTGGCTATTTGAGACCTTATTCAGCTACCACTATTGGAGATTTCATGCAAGATCACATCTCAag GTATGGGAAAATTTACAAGTCAAATTTGTTTGGAGAGCCAACAATAGTTTCAGCAGATGCAGGGCTGAATAGATACATTCTGCAGAATGAAGGAAAATTATTTGAGTGCAATTATCCAAGAAGCATAGGTGGGATTCTTGGAAAATGGTCTATGTTGGTTCAAGTTGGACAAATGCATAGAGACATGAGAATGATTTCTCTGAATTTCTTGAGCCATGCTAGGCTCAGGAATCAACTTTTAAGTGAAGTTGAAAAGCACACTCTTCTTGTTCTTGCCTCTTGGAAACGGGATTCTGTAGTTAGTGCACAAGATGAAGCAAAGAAG TTCACGTTCAACTTTATGGCAGAGCATATTATGAGTTTACAACCTGGAAATCCAGAGACGGAGCAGCTAAAGAAGGAATACATCACATTTATGAAAGGAGTGGTTTCTGCTCCATTGAATTTTCCAGGAACAGCTTATAGAAGGGCCTTACAG TCTCGATCGACGATTCTTGGATTCATTGAGAGAAAAATGGAGGAGAGGCTTAAGGAAACGAAAGGAAATGAAAACGATCTACTTGGGTGGGTTCTGAAGAAttcaaatctttcaaaagagCAAATTCTTGATTTGCTACTAAGTTTGCTCTTTGCTGGACATGAAACTTCATCAGTAGCCATAGCTCTGTCTATTTATTTCTTGGAAAGCTGTCCTGATGCTGTTCAACAACTGACA GCAGAGCACTTGGAGATTTCCAGAGCCAAAAAGCTGTCAGGAGAAACAGAGTTGAATTGGGATGACTATAAGAAAATGGAATTCACTCAATGT GTTATTAATGAGACACTAAGGCTTGGGAATGTGGTCAGGTTTCTACACAGGAAGGCCGTGAAAGATGTTCGATATAAAG GTTATGACATTCCATGTGGATGGAAAGTGTTGCCGGTGATTTCTGCGGTGCATTTAGATCCTTCCCTTTTTGACCGACCTCACAATTTTGATCCATGGAGATGGCAG AATAAACAAGGGTCACCTTCAGCTTCAGGTAAGGGAGGAAGCACAGGCATGAGCAGCACAGGGAAAAGTAGTAATAATTTCATGCCATTTGGGGGAGGACCTCGTCTGTGTGCAGGATCTGAACTTGCCAAACTTGAGATGGCCATTTTCATCCACCATCTTGTCCTTAATTTCCACTGGAAACTAGCTGCACCTGATCAGGCTTTTGCCTATCCTTACGTCGATTTTCCCAATGCCCTCCCTATCGCTATCCAACATATATCGTCGTCAATTAAACCACCACCACACTAG